One Candidatus Neomarinimicrobiota bacterium genomic window, TCTAGCACAACCCAGACGCGGCTTAAATCTGCGATAGTATAAATCTTCGACCCGGTGGAGACATACATTCCTTCTACAGCATTCTTGTGGATGACAACACCCGACTGTGGGCTGTAAATAGTTACACGATCAGAGGCTGTCCCGCGCTCTTCGATCTCTTTGATCTGATCGACAGTAAGTCCCAGCAGCCGCAGTTTCTCTTTGGTCGCTTCTAGAACTGTGTGAGATGTCCGGGCTGCTACGCCCCCTTCCTGCCCTCGAGCATGCCGTCGTGCCTGCAGCAGTTCCTCCTGTGCAGAAAAGAGCTCAGGGCTGTACAACTCCACTAAGTGATCTCCCTTGCGAACGGTAATACCGGTGTAGTCCACGAAAAGCCGCTCAAGCCGCCCAGGAACCCATGAAGTTATATTTGCCAGACGAGTCTCATCGTACTCCACCTTGCCGGATAGACGAACCTCAACATGAGCCACTCCCCTGCGAACGGGTACGGTCTGCACTTCGGCCAGAGCCACAGCTGACTCAGACATCTTGAGCTGTCGCGGACCCCCTCCCATTAATGACGATGTCACTGGAATCAAGTCCATGAAGCAGATAGGGCACTGACCCGGCTCAGGTAATTTTACATCGGGGTGCATGGAGCAGGTCCACCACTCGACTGCAGCTGCTTCATTATGATCTTGGACAGCTGGTTCTTGACTCACACCATTCCCTCCGCCACGCACAAGAAAACCCAATACTAGTCCAAACAGGAACAGACCCCAAACCCAGGATTGAACTCCTTTCAATCTGGCCTTAAAAACGTTTAATTGATTCTCTTTAGATTTCTTCTTTTTACTCATAATTCTCTCCCTGCCAGCTTTTCCAATCTGGCGATACTTTTCTTGTAGTGTACCAGGGCATTTTCGTATGCCAAGGTGAACTGCAAATGACGACGCTGTGCATCTACAAGCGTCAAAAAATCGACGTGATCGCTAACATAAGCCTTCTCAGAAGCTCCCAGTGATTCCAGACTTTTAGGAATCAGGCTCTCCCGATAAAGCAATACCTTCCTTCGGGCATCTTCCAGATCGTACCACGCCTTCTCTACTTCAGTATTCAACTTGTTTTCTGTATCACTGAGCTTATATTCAGCAGAAGCTCTCTCATTCCTCGCTGTAGCCACTGCCGCCCGGTTCTTCCCCCACCATAGGGGGACACTTAGCGAAACGGAAACCA contains:
- a CDS encoding efflux RND transporter periplasmic adaptor subunit, whose translation is MSQEPAVQDHNEAAAVEWWTCSMHPDVKLPEPGQCPICFMDLIPVTSSLMGGGPRQLKMSESAVALAEVQTVPVRRGVAHVEVRLSGKVEYDETRLANITSWVPGRLERLFVDYTGITVRKGDHLVELYSPELFSAQEELLQARRHARGQEGGVAARTSHTVLEATKEKLRLLGLTVDQIKEIEERGTASDRVTIYSPQSGVVIHKNAVEGMYVSTGSKIYTIADLSRVWVVLDAYESDLNRLGYGQEVTMSVEALPGEIFIGRIAFIEPVLNEKTRTVKVRVNMPNTDGKLKPGMFVRAVVASSLDVHGHAINSDLAGKWVCPMHPEVVKEQAGRCDVCGMNLVKAEEMGIVNVSDAHDQSLLVPASAVLLTGKRAIVYVKVASTEEPAFEGREVVLGPRAGDEYVVLKGLHEGEEVVVKGNFKIDSAMQISAKPSMMSPEGGAAPKHDHGGGGDHE